A single genomic interval of Tsukamurella paurometabola harbors:
- a CDS encoding helix-turn-helix domain-containing protein: MSAELTAEQRIAANLKAIREENRMTQEDVAEAMSKRGYRWHQATVYKVENGSRQVQLGEATALAEVFDVPLSQLAASTQAAVGSARLSWLDDLTKQARRDVVMAVRGWQFEQRRLAEALSSDSWGQGEEEDGSWPGGDLGPFASPKVAFSALPNHTQNEIRRRASETVEDVLALPDDKYPF, from the coding sequence ATGAGTGCCGAACTGACAGCCGAGCAGCGCATCGCCGCGAACCTGAAGGCGATTCGCGAGGAGAATCGGATGACGCAGGAAGATGTTGCGGAAGCGATGTCGAAGCGTGGGTATCGCTGGCATCAGGCGACGGTCTACAAGGTGGAGAACGGAAGCCGTCAAGTACAGCTCGGGGAGGCAACCGCCCTGGCGGAGGTATTCGATGTGCCACTCAGTCAACTGGCTGCCAGCACTCAAGCTGCTGTGGGCTCGGCCCGCCTGTCTTGGTTGGACGATCTGACGAAGCAGGCCCGGAGGGATGTGGTTATGGCAGTGAGGGGTTGGCAGTTCGAGCAGAGACGCTTGGCGGAAGCCCTCAGTAGCGACTCTTGGGGGCAGGGCGAGGAGGAAGACGGATCTTGGCCGGGCGGCGACCTCGGCCCGTTCGCTTCGCCCAAGGTGGCATTCAGTGCGTTGCCGAATCACACTCAGAACGAGATCCGACGCCGCGCGTCCGAGACGGTCGAGGACGTACTCGCGCTTCCAGACGACAAATACCCGTTCTGA
- a CDS encoding phage major capsid protein produces the protein MGYIEGVASGTRPLQASWRRGCSSPRLCPRRHLMAETTATNPELLADTISSLLVQPLEAASVVLASGPRIIDTAGVLRIPKLVSGATVGTVAEGGLIPDTADVDFDELTLMPTERTSHKVILRYTNELVRQSQIGIDAVLKQRLVKDVSDKLDADLLAGTGAANGITGILNQPGVQTGELDVTDPDSLLDALALAHAAEVTPNRWLINSQDFIALRKIKDTSGKYILEADLTADATYRLFGVSVTPTNKLPVGKAVLADFSQVVVARDTSPTVTVLTERYAEFDQVGLRVTCRHDLGLLHPAGVIVLTDAP, from the coding sequence ATGGGGTATATTGAAGGGGTCGCGTCTGGAACGCGACCCCTTCAAGCGTCCTGGCGGCGCGGGTGTTCATCTCCCCGACTCTGCCCCAGGAGGCATCTCATGGCGGAAACGACCGCTACCAATCCCGAACTTCTCGCCGACACCATCTCGTCGCTGCTCGTGCAGCCGCTCGAGGCCGCGTCGGTCGTCCTCGCATCCGGTCCCCGCATCATCGACACCGCCGGCGTGCTGCGCATCCCCAAGCTGGTCTCCGGTGCCACCGTCGGCACCGTCGCCGAGGGCGGGCTCATCCCCGACACCGCCGACGTCGACTTCGACGAGCTGACCCTCATGCCGACCGAGCGCACGTCACACAAGGTCATCCTCCGCTACACCAACGAGCTGGTCCGTCAGTCGCAGATCGGCATCGACGCCGTGCTCAAGCAGCGTCTCGTCAAGGACGTCTCCGACAAGCTCGACGCTGACCTGCTCGCGGGTACCGGCGCCGCGAACGGCATCACAGGCATCCTCAATCAGCCCGGCGTGCAGACCGGCGAGCTGGACGTCACCGACCCCGACTCGCTGCTCGACGCCCTCGCGCTCGCCCACGCCGCCGAAGTCACCCCGAACCGGTGGCTGATCAACTCCCAGGACTTCATCGCCCTGCGCAAGATCAAGGACACCTCGGGCAAGTACATCCTCGAGGCCGACCTGACCGCGGACGCCACCTACCGGCTGTTCGGTGTTAGCGTGACCCCGACGAACAAGCTGCCCGTCGGCAAGGCGGTCCTCGCGGACTTCAGCCAGGTGGTCGTTGCCCGCGACACCAGCCCCACCGTCACGGTCCTGACCGAGCGCTACGCCGAGTTCGACCAAGTTGGCCTTCGCGTCACCTGCCGCCATGATCTCGGCTTGCTCCATCCGGCCGGCGTCATCGTCCTCACCGACGCCCCGTAG
- a CDS encoding tyrosine-type recombinase/integrase, which translates to MATVESYTLQSGARRYRVRYRMPDHRQTDKRGFTTKRAAEAFAATVEVEKLRGEYVPPALGRITVGELGPDWLAAKKIAMKPSGYLTYDTAWRVHVEPRWAGTAVASITTGEVETWITDMQRTVTKLEVQSDGTEVEKVVKKGAGAVVVLRAYGILAGILDGAVKAGRLARNPARGVENLPRKPSKKTTRRYLTHAQVDQLAAEAGDRATLVYFLAYTGLRWGEATGLRVEHLDLLRRRLTVAENAVLVGTVVRVGTPKGHEARTVALPEFLVELLAKQCEGKPRDGLLFPGPDGAHQKLPASGTGWLEHAVRRAGVPRVTAHDLRHTAASLAVQAGAHVKAVQRMLGHASAAMTLDVYSDLFDSDLDAVAIALNQARSAPSVGTMWAPTADAGE; encoded by the coding sequence ATGGCGACCGTTGAGTCGTACACGCTGCAGTCCGGAGCCCGCCGCTACCGGGTCCGCTACCGGATGCCCGACCACCGGCAGACCGACAAGCGTGGGTTCACCACGAAGCGCGCCGCCGAGGCGTTCGCGGCCACCGTCGAGGTGGAGAAGCTGCGAGGAGAGTACGTACCGCCTGCACTCGGGAGGATTACGGTCGGCGAACTAGGGCCGGACTGGCTCGCGGCTAAGAAGATCGCCATGAAGCCCAGCGGGTACCTGACGTACGACACCGCGTGGCGGGTGCACGTCGAGCCGCGGTGGGCTGGGACTGCGGTCGCCTCGATCACCACCGGGGAAGTCGAAACGTGGATCACTGACATGCAGCGCACCGTGACCAAGCTCGAGGTCCAGAGCGACGGCACCGAGGTGGAGAAGGTCGTGAAGAAGGGCGCCGGGGCTGTGGTGGTGCTCCGCGCGTACGGGATCCTCGCGGGGATCCTCGACGGCGCGGTCAAGGCGGGCCGTCTCGCGCGCAACCCTGCGCGCGGCGTCGAGAACCTGCCACGGAAGCCCTCGAAGAAGACGACCCGGCGATATCTCACGCACGCCCAGGTGGACCAGCTCGCGGCAGAGGCCGGCGACCGCGCGACGCTCGTCTACTTCCTCGCGTACACCGGCCTGCGATGGGGTGAGGCGACCGGCCTGCGCGTCGAACACCTCGACCTCCTGCGGCGTCGGCTCACCGTCGCCGAGAACGCGGTCCTCGTCGGCACCGTCGTCCGCGTTGGCACGCCGAAGGGGCACGAGGCACGCACCGTCGCGCTGCCCGAGTTCCTCGTCGAGCTGCTCGCGAAACAGTGCGAGGGCAAGCCCCGAGACGGACTGCTGTTCCCCGGGCCGGACGGTGCGCACCAGAAGCTGCCGGCGTCGGGTACCGGGTGGCTTGAGCATGCGGTGCGTCGCGCTGGGGTGCCGAGGGTGACAGCGCACGACCTCCGGCACACGGCGGCGTCGCTCGCGGTGCAGGCCGGCGCGCACGTCAAGGCGGTGCAACGGATGCTCGGCCACGCCTCCGCGGCGATGACCCTGGACGTCTACTCGGACCTTTTTGACAGTGACCTCGACGCCGTTGCGATCGCGCTGAATCAGGCCCGTTCAGCGCCGAGTGTGGGCACTATGTGGGCACCGACCGCCGACGCGGGGGAGTAG
- a CDS encoding terminase large subunit domain-containing protein, whose amino-acid sequence MKAGPKAAVDATALPFRPRSTVESERFLAFADKFLRVPKGTGAKGKLHLRDWQVDVARDVLDSGARTVGIMFPRGQGKTTLNAAIALYRFFTGGEGANVVVVAVDERQAGLAFNAARRMVELNEDLSSRCQVFKDKLVIPTTDSVFSCLPASPAALEGLDYVLALVDEAGVVNRDVFEVVQLAQGKREKSVLVAIGTPGPNLDDQVLLSLRDYHRDHPDDRTLLFREFSAAGFEHHPVDCEHCWELANPALDDFLHRDALVALLPPKTREATFRRARLCQLATDTEGSFLPEGVWSGLSTGAVIPLGSEVVIALDGSFSDDTTALLLATVDEAPHFDVLGVWERPAGDESYRVPIAEVEDRIRRACKDYKVREIVADPFRWTRTLQVLEAERLPVVEFPHSPSRLTAATTDLYSACVNGNLSHSGDERLAAHIAAAVVAEDARGYRLAKRSRSRTAKKIDLAACAVMAYSRSAWLASHKPRSRVAAVRRY is encoded by the coding sequence GTGAAGGCCGGTCCGAAGGCCGCGGTGGACGCCACAGCGCTCCCGTTTCGCCCCAGGTCGACGGTGGAGTCCGAGCGATTCCTCGCGTTCGCGGACAAGTTCCTGCGGGTGCCGAAGGGCACTGGCGCGAAGGGCAAGCTGCATCTGCGGGACTGGCAGGTCGACGTTGCTCGTGACGTGCTGGATTCCGGAGCGCGCACCGTCGGCATCATGTTCCCCCGCGGGCAGGGCAAGACGACCTTGAACGCGGCGATCGCGCTGTACCGGTTCTTCACCGGCGGTGAGGGCGCGAACGTGGTGGTGGTCGCCGTGGACGAGCGGCAGGCCGGGCTGGCGTTCAACGCTGCTCGGCGCATGGTGGAGCTGAACGAGGATCTGTCGTCGCGGTGCCAGGTGTTCAAGGACAAGCTGGTGATCCCGACGACGGACTCGGTGTTCTCTTGCCTGCCCGCATCGCCGGCCGCTCTCGAGGGTCTGGACTACGTGCTGGCTCTGGTCGACGAGGCGGGTGTGGTGAACCGCGATGTCTTCGAGGTGGTGCAGCTCGCCCAGGGCAAGCGCGAGAAGTCCGTCCTCGTCGCGATCGGCACCCCGGGCCCGAACCTCGACGACCAGGTGCTGCTGTCGCTGCGGGACTACCACCGCGATCACCCGGACGACCGGACGCTGTTGTTCCGTGAGTTCTCTGCCGCCGGGTTCGAGCATCACCCGGTGGACTGTGAGCACTGTTGGGAGCTGGCGAATCCCGCGCTGGATGACTTCCTGCATCGGGACGCGCTGGTGGCGCTGCTGCCACCGAAGACGCGTGAGGCGACGTTTCGACGTGCCCGGTTGTGCCAGCTCGCCACCGACACCGAGGGCTCGTTCCTGCCTGAGGGCGTGTGGTCTGGCCTGTCCACCGGCGCGGTGATTCCGCTCGGCTCGGAGGTGGTGATCGCGCTCGACGGTTCGTTCTCCGACGACACCACGGCGCTGCTGCTCGCCACCGTCGACGAGGCCCCCCATTTCGATGTGCTCGGCGTGTGGGAGCGGCCGGCGGGTGACGAGTCCTACCGGGTGCCGATCGCCGAGGTGGAGGACCGGATCCGGCGGGCGTGCAAGGACTACAAGGTCCGCGAGATCGTAGCGGATCCATTCCGGTGGACCCGGACGCTGCAGGTGCTCGAAGCCGAGCGGCTGCCGGTGGTGGAGTTCCCGCACTCACCGTCGCGTCTGACTGCGGCGACGACAGACCTGTACTCCGCGTGCGTGAACGGCAACCTGTCGCACTCCGGCGACGAGCGTCTGGCCGCGCACATCGCTGCGGCGGTGGTCGCGGAGGACGCACGCGGGTACCGGCTCGCGAAGCGGTCCCGCTCGAGGACCGCCAAGAAGATCGACCTCGCGGCTTGTGCCGTGATGGCTTACTCGCGCAGCGCCTGGCTCGCATCCCACAAACCCCGAAGCCGCGTTGCGGCAGTTAGAAGGTACTGA
- a CDS encoding phage portal protein yields MTDILTTLLQAVDAPAGRYARLDREYAGNSPLSYLAPEAAALLGGRLRQVRANIPKILVDSIVERLRITGFSGADVWADWTRCDLDQMSPVAHREALVLGAAYALVWSDSTGRPSVSIESAHQMSSLIDPATRQVTAALKRWETTTTTEATLFLPDRVQRYRANSTGATTAGFKLIDEFDNPLGVPPVVRFTNADRLLDTEGTSEMESVIDLSAALVKLLSDMMIASETSARPRRWATGVELAEDEDGNAVSPFNEGTAFLVAEGDAAKFGQLPGADLGGYENAVGIIMRQISAVSGLPEHMLGIGGDNPTSADAIRASEAALTARAETKMHSLGRSWESVARLLVGVRDGADPASVDVRVEWADAATRSTAQEADAVVKLHQAGILPASFALKRLGYSDAEIAEIHAARARDAVANIDVSKVLGGAA; encoded by the coding sequence ATGACCGACATCCTGACCACCCTGCTCCAGGCCGTCGACGCTCCCGCCGGCCGATACGCCCGCCTCGATCGCGAGTACGCGGGCAACAGCCCCTTGAGCTACTTGGCCCCCGAAGCCGCTGCCCTTCTCGGTGGCCGCCTGCGCCAGGTCCGCGCGAACATTCCGAAGATCCTCGTCGACAGCATCGTCGAACGTCTCCGCATCACGGGCTTCTCCGGCGCGGACGTGTGGGCTGATTGGACCAGGTGCGATCTAGACCAGATGAGTCCGGTCGCACACCGCGAGGCCCTGGTGCTCGGTGCCGCGTACGCGCTGGTGTGGTCCGACTCGACGGGCCGTCCGTCCGTGTCCATCGAGTCCGCGCACCAGATGTCGTCGCTCATCGACCCCGCCACCCGGCAGGTGACCGCCGCACTCAAGCGCTGGGAGACCACCACGACGACCGAAGCGACGCTGTTCCTTCCCGACCGCGTGCAGCGCTACCGGGCCAACAGCACCGGGGCGACGACCGCCGGATTCAAGCTCATCGACGAGTTCGACAACCCCCTCGGCGTGCCTCCCGTGGTCCGGTTCACCAACGCTGACCGGCTGCTCGACACCGAGGGCACGTCCGAGATGGAGTCCGTCATCGACCTCTCGGCGGCACTCGTCAAGCTGCTCTCGGACATGATGATCGCGTCCGAGACCTCGGCCCGTCCGCGTCGGTGGGCTACGGGCGTAGAACTCGCTGAGGACGAGGACGGCAACGCGGTGTCGCCGTTCAATGAGGGCACGGCGTTCCTCGTCGCTGAGGGTGACGCCGCCAAGTTCGGGCAGCTCCCGGGTGCGGACCTCGGCGGCTACGAGAACGCGGTCGGTATCATCATGCGCCAAATCTCCGCTGTATCAGGACTTCCCGAACACATGCTCGGCATCGGCGGCGACAACCCGACCAGCGCCGACGCCATCCGAGCATCCGAGGCGGCCTTGACTGCTAGAGCTGAGACGAAGATGCACAGCCTGGGCAGGAGCTGGGAGTCGGTGGCCCGCCTGCTGGTTGGTGTCCGTGACGGTGCCGATCCGGCCTCGGTCGACGTACGTGTCGAGTGGGCCGACGCCGCCACCCGGTCTACTGCGCAGGAGGCCGACGCGGTGGTCAAGCTCCACCAGGCCGGTATCCTGCCCGCCTCGTTCGCGCTCAAGCGATTGGGCTACAGCGATGCGGAGATCGCGGAGATCCATGCCGCCCGGGCCCGCGACGCCGTGGCGAACATCGACGTGTCCAAGGTTCTCGGTGGCGCGGCATGA
- a CDS encoding HNH endonuclease: MTARPCLTCGDLISSGTYCTDCKPAETGRDKKSAHWNTSRWKNLSRRLRRQAPFCELCSSTSNLQVDHILPIVDYPELTYEVENLRVLCRTCNGRRGATFTLAEATDVLNRLLSEQARTRKVKYRKLVPVAQRAVQVGSRPPEAPSPPGGKAQRPLYTPGGYA; the protein is encoded by the coding sequence ATGACCGCACGACCCTGCCTTACATGCGGTGACCTCATCAGCAGCGGCACGTACTGCACCGACTGCAAGCCAGCAGAGACCGGACGTGACAAGAAGAGCGCTCACTGGAACACCAGCAGGTGGAAGAACCTATCCCGACGCCTCCGCCGGCAGGCACCGTTCTGTGAGCTGTGCAGCAGCACCAGCAACCTGCAGGTCGACCACATCCTGCCGATCGTCGACTACCCGGAACTCACGTACGAGGTGGAAAACCTGCGCGTCCTCTGCCGCACCTGCAACGGCCGACGAGGAGCCACCTTCACGTTAGCCGAAGCAACAGACGTCCTGAATCGCCTTCTAAGCGAGCAGGCACGCACACGCAAGGTCAAGTACCGAAAGCTCGTCCCAGTCGCTCAGCGAGCCGTACAGGTGGGGAGTAGGCCCCCTGAGGCCCCTTCTCCGCCCGGGGGCAAGGCGCAGAGACCGTTATACACCCCCGGGGGGTATGCGTGA
- a CDS encoding DNA-binding protein, whose protein sequence is MSITTFTPRTGIATNKEVAEYRRMTTAQLAQERYLGRGPAYIKDAGGRRITYRWEDVHAYIEGSVVTPRGAA, encoded by the coding sequence GTGTCCATCACGACCTTCACCCCACGGACGGGGATCGCCACCAACAAGGAAGTCGCCGAGTACCGGCGCATGACGACGGCGCAACTTGCCCAGGAGCGATACCTGGGCCGCGGGCCGGCGTACATCAAGGATGCGGGCGGGCGTCGCATCACCTACCGCTGGGAGGACGTACACGCCTACATCGAGGGCAGCGTCGTAACTCCGCGAGGCGCGGCATAG